The following coding sequences lie in one Allochromatium vinosum DSM 180 genomic window:
- a CDS encoding HigA family addiction module antitoxin → MTEKLPPIHPGEILREEFMQPLGLSCNALARAMGVTPARINEIVRERRGVSAETALRLARVFGTSVDLWMNLQQRYELECAKDALGDALEKIKPIDLAA, encoded by the coding sequence ATGACCGAAAAGCTGCCCCCCATCCATCCCGGCGAGATTCTGCGCGAGGAGTTCATGCAGCCGCTGGGACTGTCCTGCAATGCTCTGGCGCGCGCTATGGGCGTGACTCCGGCGCGTATCAATGAAATCGTGCGCGAACGTCGCGGTGTGTCGGCGGAAACAGCGCTGCGCTTGGCGCGTGTCTTTGGCACTTCCGTCGATCTATGGATGAACCTGCAACAGCGCTATGAACTGGAGTGCGCGAAGGATGCACTCGGAGACGCACTTGAGAAGATCAAGCCGATCGATTTGGCGGCTTGA
- a CDS encoding vWA domain-containing protein has translation MSVRRLPVYILLDTSGSMRGEPIHSVNVGLQAMLSALRQDPYALESVHLSIITFDVEAREYLPLTPLDQVQLGEIQVPSSGATFLGAALELLIRHVDRDVRKSTGESKGDWRPLLFVMTDGSPSDLHDYRQAIPEIHRRHFGSIVACAAGPKAKDEALRELTDRVVRLDTLDAAAFSGFFKWVSASVAVGSSSTGLEGPVALPPPPAEVQLVL, from the coding sequence ATGAGCGTCAGACGACTCCCGGTCTACATCCTGCTCGATACCTCCGGCTCCATGCGCGGCGAACCCATCCATTCGGTGAACGTCGGTCTGCAAGCGATGCTGAGCGCCCTGCGCCAGGACCCCTATGCGCTGGAGAGCGTGCATCTGTCCATCATCACCTTCGACGTCGAGGCGCGCGAATATCTGCCGCTGACGCCCCTGGATCAGGTCCAACTCGGCGAGATCCAGGTGCCGTCCTCGGGGGCGACCTTTCTCGGCGCGGCGCTGGAGCTGCTGATCCGGCATGTCGATCGCGACGTCAGGAAGAGCACCGGCGAGTCCAAGGGCGACTGGCGGCCGCTGCTCTTCGTCATGACCGACGGCAGCCCGTCGGATCTGCACGACTACCGTCAGGCGATCCCCGAGATCCACAGACGTCATTTCGGTTCCATCGTGGCCTGTGCCGCCGGTCCCAAGGCCAAGGACGAGGCGCTGCGCGAACTGACCGATCGGGTGGTGCGGCTCGACACCCTGGACGCGGCGGCCTTCTCGGGGTTCTTCAAATGGGTCTCGGCCAGTGTCGCGGTCGGGTCGAGCAGTACGGGACTGGAGGGGCCAGTGGCTTTGCCGCCGCCGCCGGCCGAGGTGCAGCTCGTCTTGTAG
- a CDS encoding phosphoketolase family protein, translated as MTTATPLTPEQLDRIDAYWRACNYLAVGMIYLRDNPLLREPLKPEHIKQRLLGHWGASPGLSFMYVHLNRIIRERDQDAIFLAGPGHGAPGVLAPVYLEGTYSEIYPNKSEDEEGLKAFFKQFSFPGGIGSHCTPETPGSIHEGGELGYSISHAFGAAFDNPDLLVAVAVGDGEAETGPLATSWHSSKFLNPIRDGAVLPILHLNGYKINNPTLLSRIPDEELASLMRGYGWTPHFVAGDDPLTLHQTMAATLDACHDQIRAIQHAARASGEATRAHWPMIVLRTPKGWTGPSEVDGHKVEGFWRAHQVPLSGMHDNPEHLKQLEDWLRSYRPEELFDAQGRLIPELKALAPQGTKRMSASPHANGGLIRRALRMPDFRDYAIRVDKPGTARAMNTKPTGALLRDVMARNLDNFRVFGPDENSSNKLDAVYEVSKKLWLCDYKPEDADGGELSPDGRVLEMLSEHTLEGWYEGYVLTGRHGFFATYEAFVHVIDSMYNQHAKWLSICEDIPWRARISSLNLLITSTVWRQDHNGFTHQDPGFLDVVVNKNPEVTRIYLPPDVNTLLSTVNHCLQSRDDINVIVADKQSHLQYLDMDAAIKHCTKGIGIWEWASNDQGAEPDVVMAGCGDIPTKEALAATALLREHFPDIKIRFINVVDLFKLQPAGEHPHGLSDADFDSLFTKDRPIIFNFHGYPWLIHRLAYRRTNHKNLHVRGYKEKGNINTPLELAISNEIDRFSLAIDVINRVPRLQVAGAHVKETLRDQQIECRNYAYEHGIDKPDVDEWVWPF; from the coding sequence ATGACGACCGCCACCCCGCTCACACCCGAGCAGCTCGACCGGATCGACGCCTACTGGCGCGCCTGCAACTATCTGGCCGTGGGCATGATCTATCTGCGCGACAATCCGCTGTTGCGCGAACCGCTCAAGCCGGAGCACATCAAACAGCGGCTCCTGGGCCATTGGGGCGCGAGTCCCGGGCTCTCGTTCATGTATGTGCATCTCAACCGGATCATCCGCGAGCGCGATCAGGACGCGATCTTTCTCGCCGGTCCCGGTCATGGCGCACCGGGCGTGCTGGCGCCGGTCTATCTGGAAGGCACCTACTCCGAGATCTATCCCAACAAGAGCGAGGACGAGGAGGGCCTGAAGGCGTTCTTCAAGCAGTTCTCCTTCCCCGGCGGCATCGGCTCGCACTGCACGCCCGAGACGCCCGGATCGATCCACGAGGGCGGCGAGCTGGGCTACTCGATCTCGCATGCCTTCGGCGCGGCCTTCGACAATCCGGACCTGCTGGTCGCGGTGGCGGTCGGCGACGGCGAGGCCGAGACCGGGCCGCTGGCCACCTCCTGGCATTCGAGCAAGTTCCTGAATCCCATCCGCGACGGCGCGGTGCTGCCGATCCTGCATCTCAACGGCTACAAGATCAACAATCCGACCCTGCTCTCGCGCATCCCCGACGAGGAGCTGGCCAGTCTCATGCGCGGCTATGGCTGGACGCCGCATTTCGTCGCGGGCGACGATCCGCTGACCCTGCATCAGACCATGGCGGCGACGCTGGACGCCTGTCACGACCAGATCCGCGCCATCCAGCACGCCGCGCGCGCAAGCGGTGAGGCCACACGCGCCCACTGGCCGATGATCGTCTTGCGCACGCCCAAGGGCTGGACCGGCCCGTCCGAGGTCGATGGGCACAAGGTCGAGGGGTTCTGGCGCGCGCATCAGGTGCCGCTCTCGGGGATGCACGACAATCCGGAACACCTCAAGCAGCTCGAAGACTGGCTGCGCAGTTACAGACCCGAAGAGCTGTTCGACGCCCAGGGACGGCTGATCCCCGAACTCAAGGCGCTCGCGCCCCAAGGAACCAAACGCATGAGCGCCAGCCCGCACGCCAACGGCGGACTGATCCGCCGCGCGCTGCGGATGCCGGATTTCCGCGACTATGCCATCCGGGTCGACAAGCCCGGCACCGCGCGCGCCATGAACACCAAGCCGACCGGCGCGCTACTGCGCGATGTGATGGCGCGCAACCTGGACAACTTCCGCGTCTTCGGCCCGGATGAGAACAGCTCCAACAAGCTCGATGCGGTCTATGAGGTCAGCAAAAAACTCTGGCTGTGCGACTACAAGCCCGAGGATGCCGACGGCGGCGAACTCTCACCCGACGGGCGCGTGCTCGAAATGCTCTCCGAGCACACCCTGGAAGGCTGGTACGAGGGCTATGTGCTGACCGGGCGTCACGGTTTCTTCGCCACCTATGAAGCCTTCGTCCATGTCATCGACAGCATGTACAACCAGCACGCCAAGTGGCTGTCGATCTGCGAGGACATCCCCTGGCGCGCGCGCATCTCCTCGCTCAATCTGCTCATCACCTCGACCGTCTGGCGTCAGGATCACAACGGATTCACCCACCAGGATCCGGGGTTCCTCGATGTCGTCGTCAACAAGAACCCCGAGGTCACGCGCATCTATCTGCCGCCGGATGTGAACACCCTGCTCTCGACCGTCAACCACTGCCTCCAGAGCCGCGACGACATCAATGTCATCGTCGCCGACAAGCAGAGCCACTTGCAGTATCTCGACATGGATGCGGCCATCAAGCACTGCACCAAGGGCATCGGCATCTGGGAGTGGGCGAGCAACGATCAGGGCGCCGAACCCGATGTGGTGATGGCCGGCTGCGGCGACATCCCGACCAAGGAGGCGCTGGCGGCCACGGCTCTGCTGCGCGAGCATTTCCCCGACATCAAGATCCGCTTCATCAACGTCGTGGATCTGTTCAAGCTCCAGCCGGCGGGCGAGCATCCGCATGGGTTGTCGGACGCGGATTTCGACAGTCTCTTCACCAAGGACCGTCCGATCATCTTCAACTTCCACGGCTACCCCTGGCTGATTCATCGACTGGCCTATCGGCGCACCAATCACAAGAACCTGCATGTGCGCGGCTACAAGGAAAAGGGCAACATCAACACGCCGCTCGAACTGGCGATCAGCAATGAGATCGACCGCTTCAGTCTGGCGATCGACGTCATCAACCGCGTGCCGCGGCTCCAGGTGGCCGGGGCGCATGTGAAGGAAACGCTGCGCGACCAGCAGATCGAGTGCCGCAACTATGCCTATGAGCACGGCATCGACAAGCCGGATGTGGATGAGTGGGTGTGGCCATTCTGA
- a CDS encoding TerY-C metal binding domain-containing protein has product MRRLPVFFLLDCSESMVGDNLRKMEEGLQAVVQSLRADPHALETVHISVIAFAGFAKTIVPLVELFSFYPPRLPLGGGTSLGAALDALMSEIDRSVVKTTPERKGDWRPIVYLFTDGHPTDDPEPAIERWRARYAGSATLIAVGMGGDADFSALKRLTDQVIRFDEVRAGDYKQFVDWVSASVLARSQRLGEALDQTIELSLDKRVLSLVKEAPPPTRADESCVTLVGRCQRTRKPYIMKYERERQHLGTSEFQFEVALYRLAGCYPLDESYFDWTDPRTGDLKVNTSELMGAPGCPHCGNATAFALCGCGKLLCIDGPGQAVCPWCEQVVAFAAGRASDDGGFDVGRGQG; this is encoded by the coding sequence ATGCGCCGCTTACCCGTGTTCTTCCTGCTGGACTGCTCGGAATCCATGGTCGGAGACAATCTCCGCAAGATGGAGGAGGGGTTGCAGGCGGTCGTGCAGTCACTGCGCGCCGATCCGCATGCGCTCGAAACCGTGCACATTTCAGTCATCGCTTTCGCCGGGTTCGCCAAGACCATCGTGCCGCTGGTCGAGCTGTTCTCCTTCTATCCGCCCCGGCTGCCGCTGGGCGGCGGAACCAGCCTGGGGGCGGCGCTCGATGCGCTCATGAGCGAGATCGACCGCTCGGTGGTCAAGACCACGCCCGAGCGCAAGGGCGACTGGCGGCCGATCGTCTATCTGTTCACCGATGGGCATCCGACCGATGATCCGGAGCCGGCGATCGAGCGCTGGCGGGCGCGCTATGCCGGGTCGGCGACCCTGATCGCGGTCGGCATGGGCGGGGATGCGGATTTTTCGGCGCTGAAGCGCCTGACCGATCAGGTCATCCGCTTCGATGAGGTGCGCGCGGGCGACTACAAGCAGTTCGTCGACTGGGTGAGCGCCTCGGTGCTGGCGCGCAGCCAGCGTCTCGGTGAGGCGCTCGATCAGACCATCGAGCTGTCGCTCGACAAGCGTGTGCTCAGTCTGGTGAAGGAGGCGCCGCCGCCGACACGCGCCGATGAATCCTGCGTGACCCTGGTCGGACGCTGCCAGAGGACGCGCAAGCCCTACATCATGAAGTACGAGCGGGAGCGTCAGCATCTGGGCACCAGCGAGTTCCAGTTCGAGGTGGCGCTGTACCGGCTCGCCGGCTGCTATCCGCTCGACGAGTCCTATTTCGACTGGACCGATCCGCGCACCGGCGATCTCAAGGTCAACACCTCCGAACTCATGGGCGCGCCCGGTTGTCCGCATTGCGGCAATGCCACAGCTTTCGCCCTGTGCGGCTGCGGCAAGCTGCTGTGCATCGACGGACCGGGCCAGGCGGTCTGTCCCTGGTGCGAGCAGGTCGTGGCCTTCGCGGCGGGGCGGGCGTCCGATGACGGTGGTTTCGATGTCGGGCGCGGTCAGGGCTGA
- a CDS encoding helix-hairpin-helix domain-containing protein, which produces MASVITCRTLDGQRLEFVDEVIGSGAMKEVYFAPDRSYVVAFYKSLPDQAARERLEMITGQYRDNIFGQAGGDYWRDLFCWPTAMLEHDGRFGLVAPAYPRHFFFEHGSRNDDMLKIRGREKEGKWFAAANLRHRFMDPRELGDWLGHLRACLRLARAVRRLHMAGLAHSDLSYKNVLIDPSRGLACVIDVDGLVVPGKYPPDVVGTPDFIAPEVVMTSHLPKTDPARHLPRRETDLHALAVLIYMYLLYRHPLRGGQVHDLDDEQHDETLSMGQHALFVEHPHDPRNRIRLADVRSTELPWADTEARPYRLTGPYLARLFEQAFIDGLHDPVRRPSANDWETALVKTVDLVQPCHNPDCEQKWYVFDNSTRPACPFCGTPFHGRLPILNLYSSREEGRFRPDDHRLMVWTGQSLFPWHANALIAPNEKLTEDQKRRVGYFVLQGGRWWLVNEGLPDLLDVSTRTAVPIGGRLELQDGQQILLAKGEGGRLIVVQMVEA; this is translated from the coding sequence ATGGCCAGCGTCATCACCTGCCGCACGCTCGACGGTCAGCGGCTGGAGTTCGTCGATGAGGTCATCGGTTCGGGCGCGATGAAGGAGGTCTATTTCGCCCCCGATCGCTCCTATGTGGTCGCCTTCTACAAATCGCTTCCGGATCAGGCCGCGCGTGAGCGTCTGGAGATGATCACCGGCCAGTATCGCGACAACATCTTCGGGCAGGCCGGCGGCGACTACTGGCGCGACCTCTTCTGCTGGCCGACGGCGATGCTGGAACACGATGGCCGGTTCGGGCTGGTCGCGCCGGCCTACCCGCGTCATTTCTTCTTCGAGCACGGCTCGCGCAATGACGACATGCTCAAGATCCGGGGTCGCGAGAAGGAGGGCAAATGGTTCGCGGCGGCCAATCTGCGCCACCGCTTCATGGACCCGCGCGAGCTGGGCGACTGGCTCGGTCATCTCCGCGCCTGTCTGCGGCTGGCGCGCGCCGTGCGCCGGCTGCACATGGCCGGGCTGGCGCACTCGGACCTGTCCTACAAGAACGTCCTGATCGATCCTTCACGCGGGCTGGCCTGCGTCATCGACGTCGACGGTCTGGTGGTGCCGGGCAAGTATCCGCCCGATGTGGTCGGCACGCCGGATTTCATCGCCCCGGAAGTGGTCATGACCAGCCATCTGCCCAAGACCGATCCGGCGCGTCATCTGCCCCGACGCGAGACCGACCTGCACGCCCTGGCAGTGCTGATCTACATGTACCTGCTCTACCGCCATCCGCTGCGCGGCGGCCAGGTCCACGACCTCGACGACGAGCAGCATGACGAGACGCTGTCGATGGGCCAGCACGCGCTCTTCGTCGAGCATCCGCACGACCCGCGCAACCGCATCCGGCTGGCCGATGTCCGGTCGACCGAACTGCCCTGGGCCGATACCGAGGCGCGGCCCTATCGACTCACCGGCCCCTATCTGGCACGGCTGTTCGAGCAGGCGTTCATCGACGGGCTGCACGATCCGGTGCGCCGCCCCTCGGCCAACGACTGGGAGACGGCGCTGGTCAAGACGGTCGATCTGGTGCAGCCCTGCCACAATCCCGACTGCGAGCAGAAGTGGTATGTGTTCGACAACAGCACGCGCCCGGCCTGTCCCTTCTGCGGCACGCCTTTCCACGGTCGGCTGCCGATCCTCAACCTCTATTCCTCACGCGAGGAAGGGCGCTTCCGGCCGGATGACCACCGTCTCATGGTCTGGACCGGCCAGTCGCTGTTCCCCTGGCATGCCAATGCCCTGATCGCCCCCAACGAGAAGCTCACCGAAGACCAGAAACGGCGTGTCGGCTATTTCGTCCTCCAGGGTGGGCGCTGGTGGCTGGTCAACGAGGGTCTGCCGGATCTGCTGGACGTTTCCACCCGGACGGCGGTTCCGATCGGCGGCCGGCTCGAACTCCAGGATGGCCAGCAGATCCTGCTGGCCAAGGGCGAGGGCGGGCGGTTGATCGTGGTGCAGATGGTCGAGGCGTGA
- a CDS encoding type II toxin-antitoxin system RelE/ParE family toxin, with product MSIQSFKCADTRCLFERRRVKRFVNIESQARRKLSYLDAARDLSDLRVPPGNRLEVLRGDRAGQHSLRINDQWRLCFVWTADGPTDVEIVDYH from the coding sequence ATGTCGATCCAGTCATTCAAATGCGCTGACACGCGGTGCTTGTTCGAGCGCCGACGTGTCAAGCGCTTCGTGAATATCGAGAGCCAGGCGCGGCGTAAGCTGAGTTATTTGGATGCGGCCCGCGACCTGTCCGACCTGCGTGTGCCGCCCGGCAATCGTCTGGAAGTCTTGCGCGGCGATCGGGCCGGTCAGCACAGTCTGCGCATCAATGACCAGTGGCGCCTGTGCTTCGTCTGGACGGCCGATGGTCCCACGGATGTAGAGATCGTCGATTATCACTAG
- a CDS encoding O-succinylhomoserine sulfhydrylase, which yields MTSTTPTDPAPDDWDGAEDAPGFATRAIRVGHRRTGESEHSEPIFATSSFVFASAAEAAARFAGEQAGNIYSRFTNPTVRAFEERLAALEGGESCVATASGMAAILSVCLGLLKTGDRILAARSLFGSTTMLFDKYLARFGIRTDYVPLSDLSAWETALERDGERRTRLLFCETPSNPLTEMVDLRQLAALAHRHGALLVVDNCFCTPALQRPLALGADIVVHSATKYLDGQGRCVGGAVVGDRKRVGEEVYGVLRTAGPTLSPFNAWIFLKGLETLELRMLAQSRAAAELAEWLQRQPAVERVHYPGLANHPQHHLVGSQQRTGGAIVAFAVRGGREAAWRVIDATRLLSITANLGDVKTTITHPATTTHGRLTPEQRAETGIGEGLIRLAVGLEDPADIRADLEYGLNLPNHQVE from the coding sequence GCGGAGGACGCGCCCGGATTCGCCACGCGCGCCATCCGCGTCGGGCATCGGCGTACCGGGGAGAGCGAGCACAGCGAGCCGATCTTCGCCACCTCCAGTTTCGTCTTCGCCAGTGCCGCCGAGGCCGCTGCGCGCTTTGCCGGCGAGCAGGCCGGCAACATCTATTCGCGTTTCACCAATCCCACTGTGCGGGCTTTCGAGGAGCGGTTGGCGGCACTGGAAGGTGGTGAGTCCTGCGTGGCCACGGCCTCGGGCATGGCGGCGATCCTGTCCGTCTGTCTGGGGCTGCTCAAGACGGGCGACCGGATTCTGGCCGCGCGCAGTCTGTTCGGCAGCACCACCATGCTGTTCGACAAGTATCTGGCGCGGTTCGGCATCCGGACCGACTATGTGCCGCTGAGCGATCTGTCGGCCTGGGAGACGGCGCTGGAGCGCGACGGCGAGCGGCGCACGCGGCTGCTCTTCTGCGAGACGCCATCCAATCCGCTCACCGAGATGGTCGATCTGCGCCAACTGGCCGCGCTCGCCCATCGGCATGGTGCGCTGCTGGTGGTCGACAACTGTTTCTGCACTCCGGCGCTGCAACGTCCGCTCGCACTCGGCGCCGACATCGTGGTGCATTCGGCGACCAAGTATCTCGATGGCCAGGGGCGCTGTGTCGGCGGGGCCGTGGTGGGGGACCGCAAGCGGGTCGGCGAGGAGGTCTACGGCGTGCTGCGCACCGCCGGCCCGACCCTGAGTCCCTTCAATGCCTGGATCTTTCTCAAGGGACTGGAGACGCTGGAATTGCGGATGCTGGCTCAGTCGCGTGCCGCAGCGGAGCTGGCCGAATGGTTGCAGAGGCAGCCGGCGGTCGAGCGCGTCCATTATCCGGGACTGGCGAACCATCCCCAGCATCATCTGGTCGGATCGCAGCAACGCACCGGCGGAGCGATCGTCGCTTTCGCGGTGCGCGGCGGTCGCGAGGCGGCCTGGCGGGTGATCGACGCGACGCGACTGCTGTCGATCACGGCCAATCTGGGCGACGTCAAGACCACCATCACCCATCCGGCGACCACCACCCACGGTCGTCTCACGCCCGAGCAGCGCGCCGAGACCGGAATCGGCGAGGGGCTGATCCGGTTGGCGGTCGGCCTGGAAGATCCGGCCGATATTCGAGCCGACCTCGAGTATGGACTGAACCTTCCGAACCACCAGGTCGAGTGA
- a CDS encoding PP2C family serine/threonine-protein phosphatase, whose translation MSAQDTTTRISFYVPNARVGVEYAARIEARGIEGQTLIVQEVEIPAGFGLRFDPGSGELRGTPLTAGDHRLPLRWSSGKGAGHSGECLLIVNPDPRSLWRVVEPPEDAPYRKPHTDSRLLQAEEAGLIAASRRGRSHEHAGRFREDDYRIALDAENGWSLLIVADGAGSARFSREGSRLAVTIAGEHLLSSLRGDQGAHLNAVLANWDTEPDASAKTLGSAFQDRFHEAANRAIQAIEQEAATRSAQPRDYATTLLAAVVRRQGQATFVASFWMGDGAIAAYGPRGRVRLMGRPDSGEFAGQTRFLDRAALADQSFARRIGLGCFQDLTAVLLMTDGVSDPRFETDSGLADPGRWDALWDELAPVLDAAEPDRALVDWLGFFSPGDHDDRTLALYWLKTKED comes from the coding sequence ATGAGCGCACAGGACACAACGACCCGGATCAGCTTCTACGTGCCCAATGCCAGGGTCGGTGTCGAATATGCCGCCAGGATCGAAGCGCGGGGTATCGAGGGTCAGACGCTCATCGTCCAGGAGGTCGAGATCCCGGCGGGATTCGGACTGCGCTTCGACCCCGGCAGCGGCGAGTTGCGCGGTACACCGCTGACGGCCGGCGACCATCGTCTGCCACTGCGCTGGAGTTCGGGCAAGGGCGCCGGCCATTCGGGTGAGTGTCTGCTGATCGTCAACCCCGATCCCCGGAGTCTGTGGCGGGTCGTCGAGCCGCCCGAGGACGCGCCCTATCGCAAACCGCACACCGATAGCCGTCTGCTCCAGGCCGAGGAGGCCGGCCTGATCGCCGCCAGCCGTCGCGGGCGCTCGCACGAGCACGCCGGCCGCTTTCGTGAAGACGATTACCGCATCGCACTGGATGCCGAGAACGGCTGGAGCCTGCTGATCGTGGCCGATGGCGCGGGCAGTGCTCGGTTCTCGCGCGAAGGCTCCAGACTGGCCGTCACGATCGCTGGTGAGCATCTGCTGTCCAGTCTTCGAGGCGATCAGGGTGCACATCTGAACGCCGTCCTGGCCAATTGGGACACCGAGCCGGATGCCAGCGCCAAGACCTTGGGCTCGGCGTTTCAGGATCGCTTCCATGAGGCGGCGAACCGCGCCATCCAGGCGATCGAGCAGGAGGCCGCGACGCGCAGCGCCCAGCCTCGCGACTATGCCACCACCCTGCTGGCCGCCGTCGTCAGACGCCAGGGCCAGGCAACCTTCGTGGCCAGCTTCTGGATGGGCGACGGCGCCATCGCCGCTTATGGTCCACGCGGTCGGGTACGGCTGATGGGGCGGCCGGACAGCGGCGAGTTCGCCGGTCAGACCCGCTTCCTCGACCGCGCCGCGCTCGCCGATCAGAGCTTCGCCCGGCGTATCGGTCTGGGCTGTTTCCAGGATCTGACCGCCGTGCTGCTCATGACCGACGGCGTCTCCGACCCGCGTTTCGAGACCGACAGCGGACTGGCCGATCCGGGCCGCTGGGACGCCCTTTGGGACGAGCTCGCCCCGGTCCTGGATGCCGCCGAACCGGATCGGGCGCTCGTCGACTGGCTGGGCTTCTTCTCGCCGGGCGACCATGACGACCGCACCCTCGCTCTGTACTGGTTGAAGACGAAGGAGGACTGA